The following coding sequences are from one Achromobacter sp. B7 window:
- a CDS encoding helix-turn-helix domain-containing protein gives MGIVASAPADFSVFRTLSRSTATLERAAGLGEGIAISQWARSARETLGYDTPGHHTLSLYLHGGDKSFRVGRDTLHGGAGKFCVLPAEHYSRWCMNDTVHFLHLYIAPERLAREAVMRLDCEPRTLELRDRTYIQDESLIDVCRQLLGTDWAQPADRLAASSAAETVLHHLLQQGVARKTVQPSRGGLAPAVRRRIMDYVDAHLHAPLTLDELAGVAALSTYHFARMFHTSFGEPPHAWVRARRLAHARGLLAAGKGDLAGVAQASGFGNASHLSRVFREAVGVTPGQYRHARRQH, from the coding sequence ATGGGAATCGTCGCTTCGGCCCCGGCCGACTTCTCCGTCTTTCGCACCTTGTCGCGTTCCACCGCCACGCTGGAACGCGCCGCCGGCTTGGGCGAAGGCATCGCCATTTCGCAATGGGCCCGCAGCGCACGCGAGACGCTGGGCTACGACACCCCCGGCCACCACACGCTGTCGCTCTACCTGCATGGCGGCGACAAATCGTTTCGTGTGGGCCGCGACACGCTGCACGGCGGCGCGGGCAAATTCTGCGTACTGCCGGCCGAACACTATTCGCGCTGGTGCATGAACGACACCGTGCATTTCCTGCACCTGTACATTGCCCCCGAACGCCTGGCCCGCGAAGCCGTCATGCGCCTGGATTGCGAGCCGCGCACGCTGGAATTGCGCGACCGCACCTACATCCAGGACGAATCGCTGATCGACGTCTGCCGGCAGCTGCTGGGCACCGACTGGGCGCAGCCCGCCGACCGCCTGGCCGCCAGCAGCGCGGCCGAAACGGTGTTGCACCATCTGCTGCAACAAGGCGTGGCGCGCAAGACGGTGCAGCCTTCGCGCGGCGGCCTGGCCCCGGCCGTACGCCGGCGCATCATGGATTACGTCGACGCGCACCTGCATGCCCCCTTGACGCTGGACGAGCTGGCGGGCGTGGCCGCCTTGTCCACCTACCATTTCGCCCGCATGTTCCACACCTCGTTCGGCGAACCGCCGCATGCCTGGGTGCGCGCGCGGCGGCTTGCGCACGCGCGTGGGCTGCTGGCAGCGGGCAAGGGCGACCTGGCCGGCGTTGCCCAGGCCAGCGGCTTTGGCAACGCCAGCCACTTGTCCCGCGTGTTTCGCGAGGCCGTGGGCGTCACCCCGGGCCAATACCGGCACGCCCGACGTCAGCACTGA
- a CDS encoding IclR family transcriptional regulator — protein MTTRTASPTDTATPDADDPLFVASLEKGMRVLDAFRDATDSLGLTDIATLTGLGKSAAQRFVHTWERLGYLAKDPVSRRYRLGPRVVELGYFFLRNDRLVSMAAPHLVALRDRCGLAVHMSVLVATDMIYLLRLPSRQLTLAEMLPGRRMPAWCNSGGRMLLTQQDDDAILQALHQAPPRAFTPRTVTDPAALLGLIRQARDDGYALTEDQVLQNQVGAAVLLRDARDVPLAAISVSAPRHDYPGDRLLRDIVPQLFRTAHAIQHA, from the coding sequence ATGACGACACGCACCGCTTCCCCGACCGACACCGCCACGCCCGACGCGGACGACCCGCTGTTTGTCGCGTCGCTGGAAAAAGGAATGCGCGTGCTGGACGCCTTTCGCGACGCCACGGATTCCCTCGGGTTGACCGATATCGCCACGTTGACCGGCTTGGGAAAAAGCGCCGCTCAGCGCTTCGTGCACACCTGGGAGCGCCTGGGCTATCTGGCCAAGGACCCGGTATCGCGGCGCTATCGCCTGGGTCCGCGCGTGGTGGAGCTGGGCTACTTCTTCCTGCGCAACGACCGGCTGGTATCGATGGCGGCGCCGCATCTGGTCGCGCTGCGCGACCGCTGTGGGCTGGCCGTGCACATGAGCGTGCTGGTCGCCACCGACATGATTTATCTGCTGCGCCTGCCCAGTCGGCAACTGACACTGGCCGAGATGCTGCCGGGGCGCCGCATGCCCGCCTGGTGCAACAGCGGCGGGCGCATGCTGCTGACCCAGCAGGACGACGACGCCATCTTGCAGGCATTGCACCAGGCGCCGCCGCGCGCGTTCACGCCGCGCACGGTGACAGACCCGGCCGCCTTGCTGGGTTTGATCCGCCAGGCGCGCGACGACGGCTATGCGCTGACTGAAGACCAGGTACTGCAAAACCAGGTTGGGGCGGCCGTGCTGTTACGCGATGCGCGTGACGTGCCGCTGGCCGCGATCAGCGTCAGCGCGCCGCGCCACGACTACCCCGGCGATCGCCTGCTGCGCGATATCGTGCCGCAACTGTTCCGCACCGCCCACGCGATCCAGCACGCGTGA
- a CDS encoding LysR substrate-binding domain-containing protein, which translates to MRSTRSLPALVSLRAFEAAARRLSFSLAAQELFVTQSAVSHHIQRLESELGVALFERRTRAVALTPAGQAYFEHVHAAFGLLRQGTDKLRAPAAARVTLKVGLLASFATRWLAPRLPAFAAAHPEIELQLLPDIGLADVAGGDVDVAIRYGRGSWPGVASRLLMTEQLSVVGAPERIAGRKRPRTPEDLLRHPLLTSHAKQPFEWDAWARRFGMDLGRAQTVRLHDYNIVVEAALAGQGLAMGRHRLIAPHLASGALVQALPGAMLEDPRIGWWFVAPRGALQPAAAALRDWLADAAQRD; encoded by the coding sequence ATGCGATCCACGCGATCCCTGCCTGCCCTGGTTTCCCTGCGCGCTTTTGAAGCGGCCGCGCGCCGCTTGAGCTTTTCGCTGGCCGCGCAGGAACTGTTCGTCACGCAAAGCGCGGTCAGCCATCACATCCAGCGGCTGGAAAGCGAGCTGGGCGTGGCGCTGTTTGAGCGGCGCACGCGAGCCGTCGCGTTGACGCCGGCGGGGCAGGCCTATTTTGAACACGTGCACGCGGCCTTCGGGCTCTTGCGGCAGGGCACGGACAAGCTGCGCGCACCCGCCGCCGCGCGCGTAACGCTGAAGGTGGGCTTGCTGGCCTCGTTCGCCACGCGTTGGCTGGCGCCGCGCCTGCCGGCCTTTGCCGCCGCGCATCCCGAGATTGAATTGCAGCTGCTGCCCGACATCGGCCTGGCCGACGTGGCGGGCGGCGACGTGGACGTGGCCATCCGCTATGGCCGTGGCTCCTGGCCCGGCGTGGCCTCGCGCCTGCTCATGACCGAACAACTGTCGGTTGTTGGCGCGCCCGAGCGCATCGCCGGACGCAAGCGGCCGCGCACACCCGAAGACCTGTTGCGCCATCCGCTGCTGACCTCGCACGCCAAACAGCCTTTTGAATGGGATGCCTGGGCGCGCCGCTTTGGCATGGACCTGGGCCGCGCCCAGACGGTGCGCCTGCACGACTACAACATCGTGGTGGAAGCCGCGTTGGCCGGGCAGGGGCTGGCCATGGGTCGGCACCGACTGATCGCGCCGCACCTGGCCAGCGGCGCGCTGGTGCAAGCGCTGCCCGGCGCGATGTTGGAAGATCCGCGCATCGGCTGGTGGTTTGTCGCGCCACGTGGCGCGTTGCAGCCCGCTGCTGCCGCGTTGCGCGACTGGCTGGCGGACGCGGCGCAAAGGGACTAG
- a CDS encoding RidA family protein — MTRTISGRVAELGYTLEAAAAPAANYVPFVLEGNLLTISGQISRKGGKPQYLGQLGNQVSDADGVEAARLSALGLLAQIAAATGDRLDRVARVVRLGVFVASTPDFNRQSAIANGASDLMVEVFGDAGRHARSAVGVASLPQGVSVEIEAVVALTPA; from the coding sequence ATGACCCGTACGATCTCCGGCCGTGTGGCCGAACTGGGCTACACCCTGGAAGCCGCCGCCGCGCCCGCCGCCAACTATGTGCCTTTCGTCCTTGAGGGCAATCTGCTGACCATCTCGGGCCAAATTTCACGCAAAGGTGGCAAGCCGCAATACCTGGGCCAGCTGGGCAACCAGGTGTCGGATGCCGACGGTGTCGAAGCGGCGCGTTTGTCTGCCCTGGGGCTGTTGGCGCAGATCGCCGCCGCCACCGGCGACCGCCTGGACCGCGTGGCTCGCGTCGTGCGTCTGGGTGTGTTCGTGGCCAGCACGCCGGATTTCAACCGCCAAAGCGCCATCGCCAACGGCGCCTCCGACCTGATGGTCGAGGTGTTCGGTGATGCCGGCCGCCATGCGCGCAGCGCGGTAGGCGTGGCATCCCTCCCGCAGGGCGTGTCGGTGGAAATCGAAGCCGTCGTCGCACTGACTCCCGCCTGA
- a CDS encoding DMT family transporter: MNLFLYFLTVVIWGTTWIAIKLQLGAVAIPVSIFYRFALAALVLFAILLLTRKLQKLDRRGHWLCVGQGLCLFCLNFLCFYTATQWIPSGLVSVVFSAATLWNALNARLWFGTRIAPRVMLAGAVGFSGLVLLFWPELAGQEASHETLLGLGFALLGTFCFSTGNMLSSLQQRAGVRPLTGNAYSMCYGAAILLAGCLLAGLPFQFDTSEQYVGALLYLAIPGSVIGFTAYLTLVGRMGPARAAYCTVLFPVVALGVSTVAEGYQWTPPALLGLALVMVGNLLVFTKWSPFMRRVAG, encoded by the coding sequence GTGAATCTCTTCCTCTATTTCCTGACCGTCGTTATCTGGGGCACCACCTGGATCGCCATCAAGCTGCAACTGGGTGCGGTGGCCATTCCGGTATCGATCTTCTACCGCTTCGCGCTGGCGGCGCTGGTGCTGTTTGCCATCCTGCTGCTGACCCGCAAGCTACAAAAATTGGATCGGCGTGGGCATTGGCTGTGCGTGGGCCAGGGGCTGTGCCTGTTCTGCTTGAATTTTCTGTGCTTCTACACGGCGACGCAGTGGATCCCCAGCGGCCTGGTGTCGGTGGTGTTTTCGGCGGCAACCTTGTGGAACGCGTTGAACGCCCGTCTGTGGTTCGGCACCCGTATCGCGCCGCGCGTGATGTTGGCCGGCGCCGTCGGCTTTTCCGGGCTGGTGCTGCTGTTCTGGCCCGAGCTTGCCGGCCAGGAGGCCAGCCACGAAACGCTGTTGGGATTGGGCTTTGCGCTGTTGGGCACGTTCTGCTTTTCAACGGGCAACATGCTGTCGTCGCTGCAACAACGCGCGGGCGTGCGGCCGTTGACCGGCAACGCCTACAGCATGTGCTACGGGGCGGCGATCCTGCTGGCGGGCTGCTTGTTGGCCGGCCTGCCGTTCCAGTTCGACACGTCCGAGCAGTACGTCGGCGCCCTGCTTTACCTGGCGATCCCGGGGTCGGTGATCGGCTTTACGGCGTACCTGACGCTGGTGGGGCGCATGGGGCCCGCGCGCGCCGCGTACTGCACGGTGCTGTTTCCGGTGGTGGCGCTGGGCGTGTCCACGGTGGCCGAGGGCTACCAGTGGACGCCGCCCGCGCTGCTGGGATTGGCGCTGGTGATGGTGGGCAACCTGCTTGTATTCACTAAGTGGTCGCCGTTCATGCGGCGCGTGGCGGGTTGA
- a CDS encoding aminotransferase class V-fold PLP-dependent enzyme → MSAPLTAAPLTAATIQTLRAQTPGAQTSVHFNHAGSSLPSSGTLEAIHAHLQREAMLGPMEAGVASRALTENARTLAAQLLNAQPDEIALTTGNSAGWGAAFAALAPWRPGDRILVGRHEWGGNLAAMRLHAERAGAVLETIASDDSGCVDPDALADMVDDRVRLIALTWMPANGGLINPAAAIGRVARRHGIPYFVDAAQAVGQLPIDVAEVGCDVLSGVGRKALRGPRGTGLLYVRRGFLDQLTPAFVDTYSAPLDADGRPVLRADAGRLESAENSLALRCGLANALQEALALGLGSIRATLDATAQRVRTELAAIPGLTVLDQGREKSSLISFNLQGRNAADVQRALAAVGVTIGSNGVPYTPLDMQARGLTHIARVSVSPLTSDNEIDRLLDALRDVARAAP, encoded by the coding sequence ATGTCTGCCCCCCTGACCGCCGCCCCTCTGACCGCCGCCACCATCCAGACCCTGCGCGCCCAGACGCCCGGCGCCCAAACCAGCGTCCATTTCAATCACGCCGGTTCGTCGCTGCCGTCCTCCGGCACGCTAGAGGCGATCCACGCGCATCTGCAACGCGAGGCCATGCTTGGCCCCATGGAAGCCGGCGTGGCGTCCCGCGCGTTGACCGAAAACGCGCGCACGCTTGCCGCCCAGCTGCTGAACGCGCAGCCCGATGAAATTGCATTGACCACCGGCAATTCCGCCGGTTGGGGCGCGGCCTTCGCGGCGCTTGCCCCCTGGCGGCCCGGCGACCGCATCCTGGTTGGCCGCCACGAATGGGGGGGCAACCTGGCCGCCATGCGCCTGCACGCCGAACGCGCGGGCGCCGTGTTGGAAACCATCGCGTCGGATGACAGCGGTTGCGTGGACCCCGACGCGCTGGCCGACATGGTGGACGACCGGGTGCGCCTGATCGCGCTGACCTGGATGCCCGCCAATGGCGGCCTCATCAACCCGGCCGCCGCCATCGGCCGCGTGGCACGCCGGCATGGCATTCCTTACTTCGTGGACGCCGCGCAGGCCGTCGGGCAATTGCCCATCGATGTCGCCGAGGTGGGTTGTGACGTCTTGAGCGGCGTGGGACGCAAGGCGTTGCGCGGCCCGCGCGGCACGGGCCTGCTGTATGTGCGGCGCGGCTTCCTGGACCAGTTGACGCCCGCCTTCGTCGACACCTATTCCGCGCCGCTGGACGCCGACGGCCGCCCCGTGCTGCGCGCCGACGCCGGCCGCCTGGAATCGGCCGAAAACTCATTGGCGCTGCGTTGCGGCCTGGCCAATGCGCTGCAAGAGGCACTGGCACTGGGCTTGGGCTCGATCCGCGCCACGCTGGATGCCACCGCCCAGCGCGTGCGCACCGAACTAGCCGCCATCCCGGGGCTGACGGTGCTGGACCAGGGGCGCGAAAAATCAAGCCTGATCTCGTTCAACCTGCAAGGGCGAAACGCCGCCGACGTTCAGCGCGCGCTGGCGGCCGTGGGGGTAACGATCGGCAGCAATGGCGTACCGTACACGCCGCTGGATATGCAGGCGCGCGGCCTGACCCACATTGCCCGGGTATCGGTCAGCCCGTTGACCAGCGACAACGAGATTGATCGCTTGCTGGACGCCCTGCGCGACGTGGCGCGCGCGGCGCCGTAG
- a CDS encoding amidase — protein sequence MTHSSSLCDLSAVALRAEIVAGNASARDVMAAHLARIDACNPRVNAIVTLDAEGAMARAALADEHQAHGGALGLLHGLPIVHKDSFLTAGMRTTYGSPLYRDFVPERDSLIVTRERAAGAITLGKSNLPEFGAGSQTFNAVFGATRNPYDLRMTAGGSSGGAAAALAARMTPLADGTDMGGSLRNPASFCNVVGLRPSPGRVPQWPTASPYNALTVAGPMARTVADVALLLAATAGPDARDPLTVDQDPARFLASLERDFKDVRIAYAPTWGDLPVQRDVLQVLESQLPVFADLGAKVEQACPDFTGANDAFQALRAQVFAVGYEAALRQHRHRLKDTVIWNIELGLTQAPATVVQAERDRAALFARMHAFMQTHEFLIGPVSQVVPFPVQEETVSHIDDTPMHNYIDWMRSGYYLSLTGHPAISVPCGFTEDGLPVGIQIVGRYRQEHALLQLAHAFESATQHWRRAPALPN from the coding sequence ATGACGCATTCTTCATCGCTCTGTGACCTGAGCGCCGTCGCGCTGCGTGCCGAGATCGTCGCCGGCAATGCCAGCGCGCGTGACGTCATGGCGGCCCACCTGGCGCGTATCGATGCGTGCAACCCGCGGGTCAACGCCATCGTGACCCTGGACGCTGAAGGAGCCATGGCGCGTGCCGCGCTGGCCGACGAACACCAGGCCCATGGGGGCGCGCTGGGATTGCTGCACGGCTTGCCGATCGTGCACAAGGATTCGTTTCTGACGGCCGGCATGCGCACCACTTACGGCTCGCCGCTGTATCGCGATTTCGTACCCGAGCGCGATAGCCTGATCGTCACGCGGGAACGCGCCGCCGGGGCCATCACGCTGGGCAAGAGCAATCTGCCGGAGTTTGGCGCGGGCTCGCAGACCTTCAACGCGGTGTTCGGCGCCACCCGCAACCCTTACGACTTGCGCATGACGGCGGGCGGCAGCAGTGGCGGCGCGGCGGCGGCCCTGGCCGCGCGCATGACGCCGTTGGCCGATGGCACTGACATGGGGGGTTCGCTGCGCAACCCCGCGTCGTTCTGCAACGTGGTCGGCCTGCGCCCGTCGCCCGGCCGCGTGCCCCAGTGGCCCACGGCCAGCCCTTACAACGCGTTAACGGTAGCGGGCCCCATGGCGCGCACGGTGGCCGATGTGGCCCTGCTCCTGGCTGCCACGGCCGGTCCGGATGCGCGCGACCCCTTGACCGTCGATCAGGACCCCGCGCGCTTCCTGGCCAGCCTGGAGCGCGATTTCAAGGACGTGCGCATCGCGTACGCGCCCACGTGGGGTGATCTGCCCGTTCAGCGCGACGTGTTGCAAGTGCTGGAAAGCCAGTTGCCGGTCTTCGCGGATCTGGGTGCCAAGGTCGAGCAGGCCTGCCCGGACTTCACCGGCGCCAACGATGCCTTCCAGGCGCTGCGCGCCCAGGTCTTCGCCGTCGGCTACGAGGCCGCGTTGCGCCAGCATCGGCATCGGCTCAAGGACACGGTGATCTGGAACATCGAACTGGGGCTGACCCAAGCGCCGGCCACCGTGGTGCAGGCCGAACGCGACCGCGCCGCACTGTTCGCGCGCATGCACGCCTTCATGCAGACGCATGAATTTCTGATCGGCCCGGTCAGCCAGGTGGTGCCCTTTCCGGTGCAAGAAGAAACGGTGAGCCATATCGACGACACGCCGATGCACAACTACATCGACTGGATGCGGTCCGGCTACTACCTGTCGCTGACCGGCCACCCCGCCATTTCGGTGCCTTGCGGATTTACCGAAGACGGCTTGCCGGTAGGCATCCAGATCGTCGGACGCTATCGCCAGGAACACGCGCTGCTGCAACTGGCGCACGCGTTCGAATCCGCCACACAGCATTGGCGCCGCGCGCCGGCGCTGCCTAACTGA